The following proteins come from a genomic window of Spirochaetota bacterium:
- a CDS encoding DUF6785 family protein, protein MEDASKGKKLTALRVAAALAAGFIGAVIIWIITPFNNFTLYNGYISDSYLPVTALFIMIAVMLIINPLIGLIKRPLMFTKQQLAIMFGILLIACALPGDGLLRVLPYSLSKTTVEITTGKEYADAFNRMKIRPELFPGKTEYGANNPQAEKMFTGFLKDEPLPWGAWVKPLVSWGIFILFCWLMMGSLAAIVLPQWRDNEKLPFPLVEVAQSYIEEPEKGLLPELYKSRGFWIAFIAIAALHSMNMLAQYMPDRVPAIPLTLDITGIFTQPPLVYIPGTFFKTPIYFIFIAMGFFMPFRMGFSIWFFSLAYALYSALGRTYVPNFSALTVNDHRTGAMLVLTAYVIWLGRAHWMMVVKSMFFRLKGDAAFRDALSGWLFVIGCVGMIGWKLGFGVGVLALI, encoded by the coding sequence ATGGAAGACGCATCGAAGGGGAAAAAGCTCACCGCGCTCCGTGTCGCGGCAGCGCTCGCCGCCGGCTTCATCGGTGCCGTCATCATCTGGATAATAACGCCGTTCAACAACTTCACGCTCTACAACGGCTATATCTCCGACAGCTATCTCCCGGTCACGGCACTCTTCATCATGATCGCGGTCATGCTCATCATCAATCCCCTCATCGGGCTCATCAAGCGGCCGCTCATGTTCACGAAGCAGCAGCTTGCGATAATGTTCGGGATACTGCTCATCGCCTGTGCGCTCCCCGGCGACGGACTGCTCCGCGTGCTCCCCTACAGTCTCTCGAAAACGACAGTGGAGATAACCACCGGGAAGGAATATGCGGACGCGTTCAACCGCATGAAGATACGCCCCGAGCTTTTTCCCGGGAAGACCGAGTACGGCGCGAATAATCCGCAGGCGGAGAAGATGTTCACGGGGTTTCTCAAGGACGAACCGCTTCCGTGGGGCGCGTGGGTGAAGCCGCTCGTGAGCTGGGGGATATTCATACTCTTCTGCTGGCTCATGATGGGTTCGCTCGCCGCCATCGTGCTCCCGCAGTGGCGCGATAATGAGAAGCTGCCGTTCCCGCTCGTGGAGGTGGCACAGTCATATATCGAGGAGCCGGAGAAGGGGCTTCTGCCGGAACTGTATAAAAGCCGCGGGTTCTGGATCGCGTTCATCGCGATAGCGGCGCTCCATTCGATGAACATGCTCGCGCAGTACATGCCCGATCGCGTACCGGCGATACCGCTCACGCTCGACATCACCGGCATTTTTACGCAGCCCCCGCTCGTCTATATACCGGGGACATTCTTCAAGACGCCGATCTATTTCATCTTCATCGCCATGGGATTCTTCATGCCCTTCCGCATGGGGTTCTCGATATGGTTCTTCTCGCTCGCCTATGCCCTCTATTCCGCGCTCGGGCGCACCTATGTCCCCAATTTCAGCGCGCTTACCGTGAACGATCACCGCACCGGCGCCATGCTCGTACTCACCGCCTATGTCATCTGGCTCGGCCGCGCGCATTGGATGATGGTCGTCAAAAGCATGTTCTTCCGTCTCAAGGGCGATGCCGCCTTCCGCGATGCGCTTTCCGGCTGGCTTTTCGTCATCGGCTGCGTCGGTATGATCGGCTGGAAGCTCGGGTTCGGTGTCGGCGTGTTGGCGCTCATCT